The following proteins are co-located in the Flectobacillus major DSM 103 genome:
- the eboC gene encoding UbiA-like protein EboC (EboC, a homolog the polyprenyltransferase UbiA, belongs to system of proteins involved in the trafficking of precursor metabolites to an extracytoplasmic compartment so that the biosynthesis of certain natural products, such as scytonemin, can be completed.) — translation MDIKSYLQLMRPANLVTAVADIMAGMAISGFLFEINFSCFQTVLILSMSTIGLYGGGVVFNDVFDAKLDAIERPERAIPSGRVTLMEATILALVLLVVGILLAGLISFQSAMIALSVALLAVIYDRFGKHNAILGPINMGLCRGGNLLLGISVLPNAVEQWWYLGIIPVVYIAAVTMVSRGEVHGGNPKTLYFAGFLYVSVSICQVFFAYQLGNLWLTVALVITHLYMIFRPLLVAIQNPIGPNIGKAVKAGVISLIIMDAAWVGVAGNWAVALVVVLLLPISIRLAKIFAVT, via the coding sequence TTGGATATTAAGTCATATTTGCAACTCATGCGGCCAGCCAATTTAGTAACGGCTGTAGCCGATATTATGGCTGGCATGGCCATTTCAGGTTTTTTGTTTGAAATAAACTTTTCTTGTTTTCAAACTGTTCTAATCTTGTCTATGTCCACTATTGGACTTTACGGTGGTGGCGTTGTCTTTAACGATGTCTTTGATGCCAAACTAGATGCCATAGAACGTCCCGAAAGAGCTATTCCCAGTGGAAGAGTAACCTTAATGGAGGCTACTATTTTGGCATTGGTATTACTGGTAGTAGGCATTTTGCTGGCAGGATTGATTAGCTTTCAAAGTGCAATGATAGCCTTATCGGTGGCTTTATTAGCCGTTATTTATGACCGATTTGGCAAGCATAATGCTATTTTGGGGCCTATTAATATGGGTCTATGTCGTGGAGGCAATTTATTATTGGGTATTAGTGTTTTGCCCAATGCCGTTGAACAATGGTGGTATTTAGGAATTATTCCTGTAGTTTATATTGCCGCTGTAACAATGGTTAGCAGAGGCGAAGTACATGGCGGAAACCCAAAAACACTTTATTTCGCAGGTTTTTTGTATGTCTCGGTAAGTATTTGTCAAGTGTTTTTTGCGTACCAATTGGGCAATTTATGGTTAACGGTAGCCTTGGTAATCACTCATTTGTATATGATATTCAGGCCCTTGTTGGTAGCTATTCAAAACCCTATAGGCCCCAATATTGGTAAAGCCGTAAAAGCAGGGGTTATTTCCCTGATTATTATGGATGCTGCTTGGGTAGGTGTTGCAGGCAATTGGGCTGTGGCTCTTGTGGTGGTTTTGTTATTACCTATTTCTATTCGATTGGCCAAAATATTTGCCGTTACGTAA
- a CDS encoding 3-dehydroquinate synthase has protein sequence MSVIQQTFQVQFSYNIQFTENLFNPANTLFIDFIRNYGSNTFRKKILFLIDEGVAIHHPALKSAIQNYFKNQDFVELASEILVLPGGEQVKNDPVYFEKTLEAIDQYGIDRHSFVAAIGGGAFLDMTGYASAVAHRGVKHIRIPTTVLSQNDSGVGVKNGVNYTGKKNFLGTFAPPVAVFNDTTFLRTLNERDWRSGIAEAVKVALIKDLTFFEWLEQNALALSARNEKAMYEHIFRCAELHVQHISSGDPFESGSARPLDFGHWAAHKLEYLTNFSIRHGEAVAIGIALDSVYSHLKGDLTLDELNRIIVLLQNLGFELYHPALGENDKINLWKGLNEFREHLGGQLTITLLKKLGKGEEVHEIDFDLVKKSVDWLANIAEQTLQKA, from the coding sequence ATGTCAGTTATTCAACAAACGTTTCAGGTACAGTTTTCTTATAATATTCAATTTACCGAAAACCTGTTCAATCCTGCAAACACCCTATTTATAGATTTTATTCGTAATTATGGTAGTAATACTTTTCGGAAAAAAATTCTATTTCTTATCGATGAAGGTGTAGCAATTCATCACCCTGCTTTGAAAAGTGCAATACAAAACTATTTTAAAAATCAGGACTTTGTAGAGCTAGCTAGCGAAATTTTGGTATTACCAGGAGGCGAGCAAGTTAAAAATGACCCCGTTTATTTTGAGAAAACCCTCGAAGCAATCGACCAATATGGTATCGACCGCCATTCTTTTGTGGCTGCTATTGGTGGTGGGGCATTTTTGGATATGACAGGCTATGCTTCGGCGGTGGCTCACCGTGGTGTGAAACATATTCGGATTCCAACAACGGTACTTTCACAAAACGACTCTGGTGTAGGAGTAAAAAATGGGGTTAATTATACTGGTAAAAAGAACTTTCTAGGCACATTTGCTCCTCCTGTGGCGGTATTCAACGATACAACGTTTTTACGTACACTCAACGAGCGAGATTGGCGTTCGGGTATTGCCGAGGCTGTAAAAGTAGCCCTTATCAAAGACCTAACCTTTTTTGAATGGCTAGAACAAAACGCTTTGGCTTTGTCGGCTCGTAACGAAAAAGCAATGTACGAGCATATTTTCCGCTGTGCTGAATTACACGTCCAGCATATTTCAAGCGGCGACCCCTTTGAAAGTGGTTCTGCCCGCCCCCTAGATTTTGGCCATTGGGCTGCTCATAAATTAGAATACCTTACCAATTTCTCGATTCGTCATGGCGAAGCCGTTGCTATTGGTATTGCTCTGGATTCTGTGTATTCGCACCTCAAAGGCGACCTCACCCTCGACGAGCTAAACCGTATTATTGTATTATTACAAAACTTAGGGTTTGAACTATACCATCCTGCATTGGGCGAAAATGATAAGATTAATCTTTGGAAAGGCCTAAACGAGTTTAGAGAACACCTTGGTGGCCAGCTTACTATTACTTTGCTGAAAAAGCTTGGAAAAGGAGAAGAGGTACACGAAATAGACTTCGATTTGGTCAAAAAATCGGTTGATTGGCTCGCCAATATAGCAGAACAAACACTTCAGAAGGCATAA
- the eboE gene encoding metabolite traffic protein EboE — MQTSAGLLTYCSNIHTGEDWQHHFAVLQKSIPVIKQQVSPQNAFGIGLRLANQASIDLSEKENLDKLKTWLTQNNCYVFTMNGFPYGGFHNTVVKDQVHAPDWTTQDRVAYTIRMFRILAEILPDDLSEGGISTSPLSYRFWWKTSKDLQEATLLATQNMLVVLDELVAIKKTTGKSLHLDIEPEPDGILENSPEFITWYQEVLLPLGIQHFAQKGIDEALAKTYIYEHIQLCYDVCHFAVSYEEPAEVIQKLEELGIKVGKIQISSALKVDFSDNPTEKLAAIARYDEPSYLHQVVARKADNTFVKYPDLGEALLAALSVQFAEWRVHFHVPLFIEHYGLLSSTRQEIEKILAIQKLKPFTAQLEIETYTWGVLPADYQAPLDESIIREIAWVKSIL, encoded by the coding sequence ATGCAAACATCAGCAGGTCTGTTGACCTATTGTAGCAATATTCATACAGGAGAAGACTGGCAACATCATTTTGCTGTATTGCAAAAGAGTATTCCTGTTATCAAGCAGCAAGTAAGCCCCCAAAATGCCTTTGGTATTGGTTTGCGATTGGCCAATCAGGCCAGTATCGACCTTTCAGAAAAAGAAAATTTAGACAAGCTAAAAACGTGGTTAACCCAAAATAACTGCTACGTATTTACAATGAATGGTTTTCCTTATGGGGGGTTTCACAATACCGTAGTAAAAGACCAAGTGCATGCCCCCGATTGGACCACCCAAGATAGAGTAGCTTATACCATTCGGATGTTTCGTATTTTAGCCGAAATTTTGCCTGATGATCTTTCAGAAGGGGGTATTTCAACATCGCCGTTGTCGTACCGTTTTTGGTGGAAAACCTCCAAAGATTTGCAAGAGGCCACACTACTAGCTACCCAAAATATGCTTGTGGTACTCGACGAATTGGTTGCTATCAAAAAAACTACAGGCAAATCGTTGCATTTGGATATTGAGCCAGAGCCAGACGGTATTCTTGAAAATTCACCAGAATTTATTACTTGGTATCAGGAGGTTTTATTGCCTTTAGGCATCCAACATTTTGCCCAAAAAGGAATAGACGAAGCCTTGGCCAAAACATATATTTACGAACATATTCAGCTTTGTTACGACGTTTGTCACTTTGCGGTAAGCTACGAAGAGCCAGCCGAAGTAATCCAAAAGTTAGAAGAATTAGGTATCAAAGTAGGTAAAATCCAGATTAGTTCAGCTCTGAAAGTGGATTTTAGCGATAACCCTACCGAGAAGCTTGCTGCCATAGCTCGCTACGACGAACCAAGCTATTTGCACCAAGTTGTAGCTCGAAAAGCTGATAATACCTTTGTAAAATACCCCGATTTGGGCGAAGCACTACTAGCAGCTCTATCAGTACAGTTTGCCGAATGGCGTGTACATTTTCATGTACCTCTATTTATCGAGCATTACGGCTTGCTGTCATCTACCCGTCAAGAAATAGAAAAAATCTTGGCCATTCAAAAGCTGAAACCTTTTACTGCTCAGTTAGAAATAGAAACCTATACTTGGGGAGTATTACCTGCCGATTATCAAGCTCCGCTAGACGAATCAATTATTCGAGAAATAGCTTGGGTAAAAAGTATTTTGTAA
- a CDS encoding alkaline phosphatase family protein, translated as MKKTVVIDIVGLSTSVIGEHTPFLKKYFDEHHLTHIKPVLPAVTTTAQSCYVTGKFPEEHGIVGNGWYDREDSEVKFWKQSNKLVKAEKIWEAAKQQNPNFTCSKMFWWYNMYATADFSVTPRPQYHADGVKAPDCYSYPAELRDELQAELGTFPLFNFWGPNANIKSSKWIADASVWVDKKHDPTLTLIYLPHLDYCLQKFGVDFSKIHKELGEVDKLVEDLVTYYKSKNAQVILLSEYGINNVNNPIHINRILRENGLISVRVEKGLELLDCGASKAFATADHQIAHVYVNDPSKKEAVRAILEKIQGVALVLDETTKQEYHINHERSGDFVLMADADSWFTYYYWLDDTKAPDYARLVDIHRKPGYDPVEMFMNPANPLIKLRAAYKLARKLLGFRYLMDVIPLDASLVKGSHGGINIGKEYYPILVTDQPLSQSEIQATDVYDVIWQHIF; from the coding sequence ATGAAAAAAACGGTAGTAATAGATATCGTAGGGCTAAGCACTAGTGTGATTGGTGAGCATACGCCTTTTTTGAAAAAATATTTTGATGAACATCATCTTACGCATATCAAACCAGTATTACCTGCTGTAACCACAACGGCACAAAGCTGTTATGTAACAGGAAAATTTCCTGAAGAGCATGGTATTGTTGGTAATGGCTGGTATGACCGAGAAGACAGCGAAGTGAAGTTTTGGAAGCAATCAAATAAACTGGTAAAAGCCGAAAAAATTTGGGAGGCTGCCAAACAGCAAAACCCCAACTTTACATGTTCCAAAATGTTTTGGTGGTACAATATGTACGCCACCGCCGATTTTTCGGTAACGCCACGCCCGCAGTATCATGCAGATGGTGTCAAAGCTCCTGATTGTTATTCGTACCCAGCCGAATTGCGAGATGAACTACAAGCCGAATTAGGAACGTTTCCGCTATTTAATTTCTGGGGGCCAAACGCCAATATCAAGTCGTCGAAATGGATTGCCGATGCTTCGGTATGGGTTGATAAAAAGCATGACCCAACACTAACACTTATTTATTTGCCTCATTTAGACTATTGTTTGCAAAAATTTGGTGTAGATTTTTCTAAAATTCACAAAGAATTAGGTGAAGTAGATAAACTGGTTGAGGATTTGGTTACCTATTATAAAAGTAAAAATGCTCAGGTAATACTACTGTCGGAATATGGTATCAATAATGTGAATAATCCGATTCATATCAATCGTATTTTACGTGAGAATGGGCTTATTTCGGTGCGTGTTGAAAAAGGATTAGAACTACTCGACTGTGGAGCTTCAAAAGCCTTTGCTACAGCCGACCACCAGATTGCTCATGTGTATGTCAACGACCCAAGTAAAAAAGAAGCTGTTAGGGCTATTCTTGAAAAAATACAAGGAGTCGCTTTAGTATTGGACGAAACAACCAAGCAAGAATATCATATAAATCACGAGCGTTCGGGTGATTTTGTACTCATGGCCGATGCCGATAGTTGGTTTACGTATTATTATTGGTTAGATGATACCAAAGCACCCGATTACGCACGTTTGGTAGATATTCACCGAAAGCCAGGATATGACCCCGTTGAGATGTTTATGAATCCTGCCAACCCGCTGATTAAATTAAGAGCAGCATATAAGCTAGCTCGTAAATTATTGGGATTCAGGTATTTAATGGATGTGATTCCGCTCGATGCCTCGTTGGTAAAAGGCTCTCATGGAGGGATCAATATCGGAAAAGAATACTATCCCATTTTGGTTACCGACCAGCCGTTATCACAATCTGAAATTCAAGCTACCGATGTTTACGATGTTATTTGGCAGCATATTTTCTAA
- the hflX gene encoding GTPase HflX — protein sequence MHSTYKEKETAVLVAVQTQKQNAEQTKEYLDELAFLADTSGIETLYTFTQKLERPDNRTYVGKGKMQDIVMYVIDNDVDMIIFDDDLSPIQIRNIEAEFTVLQKEVKVLDRSLLILNIFSMRAQTVQARTQVELAQQQYILPRLTRMWSHLSKQRGGVGMRGPGEKELETDRRTANDRISFLKEKLRQIDKQAFTQRKNRDRMVRVSLVGYTNVGKSTLMRRLAKADVFAENKLFATVDATVRKVTIDTIPFLLSDTVGFIRKLPTMLIESFKSTLDEVREADILLHVVDISHPNYEEQIAVVNETLTEIGASDKPTILVFNKIDLFEAESVSIEKEDWEINHSEDAHKWEEQPKDQASRIQKVTEFLKNSYLHTPQPLAVFVSAEQKENLDELRETLLNLVKERHFQIFPNWLASDSVYATGEDLITE from the coding sequence ATGCATAGTACATATAAAGAAAAAGAAACAGCCGTACTGGTGGCTGTCCAAACACAAAAACAAAACGCAGAACAAACCAAGGAATACTTGGATGAATTAGCATTTTTGGCCGATACTTCTGGTATCGAAACATTATATACATTTACCCAAAAACTTGAAAGACCCGACAACCGTACTTATGTAGGTAAAGGCAAAATGCAAGATATTGTTATGTATGTAATTGATAATGATGTGGATATGATTATTTTTGATGATGACCTATCTCCTATTCAAATCAGAAATATCGAAGCTGAATTTACTGTACTTCAAAAAGAAGTAAAGGTACTTGACCGTAGCTTGTTGATCCTCAATATTTTCTCTATGCGTGCTCAAACGGTTCAGGCTCGTACACAGGTAGAATTGGCACAGCAGCAATATATTCTGCCTCGCCTAACTCGCATGTGGTCGCACCTTTCTAAGCAACGTGGTGGTGTTGGTATGCGTGGGCCAGGTGAAAAAGAATTGGAAACTGACCGTCGTACTGCCAATGACCGTATTTCCTTTTTGAAAGAAAAATTACGCCAAATTGATAAGCAAGCTTTTACACAACGTAAAAACCGTGATCGGATGGTACGTGTGTCGTTGGTGGGCTATACCAACGTTGGTAAATCAACACTGATGCGTCGATTGGCTAAAGCTGATGTATTTGCCGAAAACAAACTTTTTGCTACCGTAGACGCTACTGTACGCAAAGTAACTATCGACACGATTCCATTTTTGCTATCAGATACTGTAGGGTTTATTAGAAAATTACCAACCATGTTGATTGAATCATTCAAATCAACGCTCGACGAGGTAAGAGAGGCCGACATCCTACTACACGTAGTAGATATTTCGCACCCTAACTACGAAGAGCAAATTGCTGTTGTAAATGAAACCTTAACCGAGATTGGTGCTTCTGATAAACCAACCATTTTGGTTTTCAATAAAATTGATTTATTTGAAGCAGAATCGGTGAGTATTGAAAAAGAAGATTGGGAAATCAATCATTCGGAAGATGCCCATAAGTGGGAAGAACAACCCAAAGACCAAGCTTCGAGAATTCAGAAGGTAACAGAATTCCTGAAAAATTCTTATTTGCATACGCCTCAGCCTCTCGCTGTTTTTGTATCGGCCGAGCAAAAAGAAAACCTTGATGAATTACGCGAAACCTTGCTCAATTTGGTAAAAGAACGCCATTTTCAGATTTTTCCTAACTGGCTTGCCAGCGATTCGGTCTATGCTACAGGCGAGGATTTGATTACAGAATAA
- a CDS encoding AAA family ATPase: MSIQPKIQINLEEINQKRQRLDTIKAELKNEFIGIDYIIDELINYIQIWFIMPAILTRPIIINLWGMTGVGKTDLIRKLVTKLQFQERFVEIELSNSEHSWNYNVATMFESNCINDGQPAIVLFDEIQRFYTIDPEGKPMNNSRAQDFWELLSDGKLSKRDSKEAIDEYMQRYLYATMQRQKRRAKIKELPVNAEIEQEDEEDLTVGIWEANNLKKAFDLEGSVLDIAEMKEEDILKIMQQKRDKKTVYEPFDHSKTLIIISGNLDDAYSMANETGEADVDADIFRAYTEKITIVDIKNALSKKFKPEQVARFGNIHLIYRSLKKQDFNQLINQEIRKIIQKNKEHFGVDIEISPNINQLIYQNGVFPVQGVRPVFSSITDIVESNLSTILFEAFTNNYMHIKMDYNFDTQQITAILADKKTVSLPYIGKIDKIRQNNLPDMIANISVHEAGHALVYGLLLGLVPLQLKSRVASSYATGFSFPHLLHLSKSNIIHKIKIYLAGGIAEEIVFGEDHITISHAYDREEAVSLIMEYIRKYGFDSNFSAYYGQSGAYSMDTSVTDWSIEKMMKNLQNETKELLEANKDFLIALSKLLFEKGSLLSTEVVEMAKTFGYDFGIKDENYLLLAPYEKILHEFR; this comes from the coding sequence ATTAACCAAAAAAGACAACGCTTAGACACGATTAAAGCTGAGCTAAAAAACGAGTTTATCGGTATAGATTATATCATTGACGAATTAATTAATTATATCCAAATCTGGTTTATTATGCCAGCCATATTGACTCGCCCAATTATTATCAACCTTTGGGGCATGACTGGCGTTGGCAAAACTGACCTAATCAGAAAACTGGTAACTAAACTTCAATTTCAAGAACGTTTTGTTGAAATTGAACTATCTAATAGCGAACATTCATGGAATTATAATGTTGCGACAATGTTCGAATCCAATTGTATCAACGATGGCCAGCCAGCAATAGTACTTTTCGACGAAATTCAGCGATTCTATACTATCGACCCCGAAGGAAAACCGATGAATAATTCTCGTGCACAAGATTTTTGGGAATTATTGTCGGATGGAAAACTGTCGAAAAGAGATAGTAAAGAGGCTATCGACGAGTACATGCAACGCTATTTGTATGCTACAATGCAACGTCAAAAACGTCGTGCTAAAATTAAAGAATTACCAGTAAACGCTGAAATAGAGCAAGAAGACGAAGAAGACTTGACAGTAGGTATTTGGGAAGCCAACAACCTCAAAAAAGCCTTTGACCTCGAAGGGTCGGTATTGGACATTGCCGAAATGAAAGAAGAGGATATTCTGAAGATTATGCAACAAAAAAGAGATAAAAAAACGGTTTATGAACCCTTCGACCACTCTAAAACGTTGATAATAATAAGCGGTAACTTAGACGATGCCTACTCGATGGCCAACGAAACTGGAGAAGCAGACGTTGATGCCGATATTTTTAGGGCTTATACCGAAAAAATCACGATAGTAGATATTAAAAATGCTTTGTCAAAGAAATTCAAGCCCGAACAAGTAGCCCGATTTGGTAATATTCACTTGATTTATAGGTCTTTGAAAAAGCAGGATTTTAATCAATTAATTAATCAAGAAATTAGAAAAATTATTCAAAAAAATAAGGAGCATTTTGGTGTAGATATTGAAATTTCGCCCAATATCAATCAACTCATTTATCAAAATGGGGTATTTCCTGTACAAGGTGTAAGGCCTGTTTTTTCGAGTATTACCGATATTGTTGAGTCCAATTTATCTACCATTTTGTTTGAGGCATTTACCAACAACTATATGCACATCAAAATGGATTATAACTTTGATACACAGCAGATTACTGCCATTTTGGCTGACAAAAAAACAGTTTCATTGCCTTATATTGGTAAAATCGACAAAATCCGACAAAATAATTTGCCCGATATGATAGCTAATATTTCGGTACACGAAGCTGGTCATGCTTTGGTATACGGTTTATTGCTAGGCTTAGTACCATTGCAACTCAAATCGAGGGTAGCTTCTTCGTATGCCACAGGCTTTTCGTTTCCGCATTTGTTGCACCTTTCAAAAAGCAATATTATCCACAAAATAAAAATTTATTTGGCAGGAGGTATTGCCGAAGAAATTGTTTTTGGCGAAGACCATATCACTATTTCGCACGCCTACGACCGTGAAGAAGCCGTAAGTTTGATTATGGAGTATATCCGAAAGTACGGTTTTGATAGCAACTTTTCGGCTTATTATGGTCAGTCTGGAGCTTATAGTATGGATACCAGCGTAACCGACTGGTCGATTGAGAAAATGATGAAAAATTTGCAAAACGAAACAAAAGAGTTGCTCGAAGCTAATAAAGATTTTCTGATTGCTTTGTCAAAACTTTTATTTGAAAAAGGTAGCCTTCTGTCGACCGAAGTAGTAGAAATGGCCAAAACATTTGGGTATGATTTTGGTATTAAAGATGAAAATTATTTATTATTAGCCCCTTACGAAAAAATATTACATGAATTTCGCTAA